GACGGTCTCGTCTTCGTGACGCAACCGCCGATGGTCGGTCCTGCGACGCGGCTGCTCGGAGGCTTGTCGCACAACGTCTCGACGGCCGGCCGCTATCGCGTGCTCAGGATCTTCTTTTCGGCAAGGGTTGACGACCACGGGGTCGCCGTCGTCGGGCACGAACTGCGTCACGCGCTCGAACTGCTCGAGCTGTCGACGGCGCGCTCGCGGGCGGAGGTCGACGAGCTGTTCGATCGACTCGGCTGGCGCTCGGGGACGGATGTCGTCGAAACCCAGGCTGCCGTCGACGCGGGCTATGCCATCGAGCGGGAACTCACCGCCGCGAAGCGCCGCTGACGCGAGAGTCTCTGAACCGCGACTGGGCCCCAGACCTTCAGGTCCGGCTCGCGCGGAACGCCGCAATCGTGTCGACGGCGGCGCGAACCAGCGCGCCCAACTGGTCGGGCTTCAGCTGGCCGGTGTCGAGCCTCTGCTGGCTTGGGTCGAAACCGGGCAGCCGCAGCTGCGACGAGAACGTCACCAGCACCCAGTCCCCGTCCCCTTCGACGATCCAACCCTGGTGACCACGGAAGAAGTCGAGCACCGGCGTCGTGAACGCGTCGCGAACGGCAGCCTGGTCGCCGTTGCGGACGAGGTAACGGACATCGGGCCGATCGCTGAAGCGCCATCCTGGCTGAATACTGGCCATCCCCTCGGCGAGCGACATCAGCGCGTGCGCGGCTCTTCCCATCGCGTCGCCGGCCTGCTGCGCGACCGTCGCTTCCGCTTCCCTGGCCGCAGCGCTCTTGTCGGGCTCGATCGCAAACGGCGGCAGCCCAAGCTGGGAGCCCTTCGCGCAGGCGATCGTCGCCGTCGCGACGTGGTTGTGGTAATGCACCCCGGTGAACCCGATGACCCGCGGGTCGTTGAACATGTAGTCGAAGACAATCACCTCGACCCCGGCGATGCTGCCGCCCAGGATCGGCGCGGCGTCGCGGCTCGTGCCGGTGTTGAGCAGCTCGAACGGCGGCAAATCTGGGGGCAGCGCATCGATCGGCATCAGTCCGAGCATCGCCCCGGGTTCGGCCAGCTGGCGGGCGCGATGCGAGTTCGCCGCCCGCAGCAGCGCGCGCATGCCGAGCGCGGCCAGCGCGACGACGACCGCGACGGTGCCGAGTGCGATGAAGGGACCCGTCATCGGCGTGTTATGGCACCGTCGCTATTTGTAGACGCCGGCCGCCTTGAAGTCGCCAGCCTTGACGATTGACAGCGCGGCGGGATCGATGTGTCTGCGGAATGCCGCGTTCACCTGATCGGCGGTGAGCGCGGCAATCTTCTTCTCGAGATCCGCGTCCCACTGCAGCGGACGGTCGATCTGTTCGTGCGATACCATCAGCGCGACCAGCGCGGCATCCGTCGCGCGGCCAACCAGGCGCGAGTCGAGCCACGCCTTCTTCGCGCCGTCCACTTCCGCCGCGGTGAATCCCTTCTCGGACACGCTTTTCAGCTCGTCGACGAAGCTCGCCTCGACCTTCGGCCCGGCGCCCGGGTTGAGACTCACCGTTCCGGACAGCATCGCCGAGTCCCCCTCGGCCGGCACCGTGATGCGCGCGTTGGCGCCGTAGCTCAAGCCCTCGCGGTTCCGGATGCGATCCGAGATGCGTGACGTGATCGGTTCCCCGAACAGGTAGCTCGCCAGCACCATCGCCGGGTAGTCGGGATCGTTCTGTGACATCTCGAAGCGCTCGCCGGCGAGGAACTCGGCGTTGGCCTTGTCGGGCGTCTCGATCTTCTCGTTGATCGGCGCCACCGCTTTGAACGGAGGGGCGAGCGCGCGATACGGCTCACGGCTCTTCCATACGCCGAACAGCGCTTCCGAGTCTTTCTTGATCGCCGCCGGGTCCACCGGCCCGACGATGGCCAGCACGCCGTCGCTCGCGCCGTAAAAGCGATCATGGAAGCGCCGCGCATCCTCCAGCGTCACCGTGCGGAGGTCCGGAATCTGCTCCTCCCGCGTCGGCACGTACTGCGCATCGCTCGCCGCAAAAGGACTGAGATGGCGGTTCAGCAGATCGCTCGCGAGTTGATTCGGCTCGGTCGGCGTCAGTTCGAGCGCCTTCAGCCGCTGCGTCTTCAGGCGATCGAAGGCGTCCTGAGGATAGGCCGGCGTCCGGAGGATCTCGGCCGCAAGGTGGAGCGCCGTCTCGAAGTTCTCGGCCGGCGCGGTGATGGTGGCGCTGACCGTCCCGAGTGCGCCGCCGCCTGCGCCGCCGCCGCGACCGCCGCGCCCGGCGCCGGCGCCGCCGCCGACCGTCACCTGCGCGTTCAGTTTGCTCAAGGCCTCTTGCAGTTGCTCGCGGGTGTGGTTGGTCGTCCCGTCCATCAGCAACGCGCCGGCCATCGACGCCGGCTCGCGCTGGCCCCGGAGTGACGTCGCATCGCCAAAACGAAGGTCGACGCGCCCGATGACGATGTTGTTCGCGGTCTTCTTCGGAAGGACGGCGACCTTCATGCCGTTCGCCAGCGTCGAGCGGACGATGCGCTGCTCGATGTTCGGGATGGTCGGATCGAACGACTCGGCGCGCGCGACCTTGACCGTGCTGGTGTAGTTCTTCAGTATCTCTTTCAGATCGGGCGCCGCGCTGATCACGCTGCGATCCGGCGCGGCGTCGGGAATGTAGTAGCCGACCGTGCGATTCGACGGCTTGAAGTAGGCCTTGGCGACACGGACGATCTCGCCCGGCGTCACCGAGTCGAGCCGGTCGTGCTGCAGGAACATCAGCCGCCAGTCCCCCTGCGCGATCGCGGTGTTGAGCGCACCGGTGGCGATCGCCTGCGGGTTCGACAGGTTGTTCTCGAGCCCGCGCAGCATCTGGCTGACGACGCGGTCCACCTCCTGCGCTGACGGTGGATTCGCGATCACGTCGTCGATCGTCTTGAAGAGGGCGTCGCGCGCTTTGTCGAGGGACTGATCCTGATTGAGGTTCGCCGACACCATCACCAGACCCGGGTCGTACTCCAGCTGGAAACCCATCGACGCCGACTCGGCGAGGTTGGCGTCGACCAGCGCCTTGGCGAGGCGTCCTTCCTGCCCCCCTCCGCCTCCGCCGCCGCGACCGCCGCGACCGCCCCCGCCGCTCATGATGCCGGCCAGCACCTGCAGCGCCGCCGCGTCGGGATGCGAGGCCGACACGGCGTGATAGGCGACGATGACGTTCTGCCCCTGCCCGACGCGGCGCAGCGCGACGAAGCGTTCGCCGTCCTGCGGCGGCTCGACGGTGTAGGTCTGGTCGAGCACCCGGGTCGGCCGCGGGAGTGCGCCGAGCGTGACGGCGACCATCTGCAGCGTCTTCGTTTCGTCGATGCGCCCGGTGATCGTCAGCACCGCGTTGTCGGGCTGATAGAACTTCCGGTAGAACTCGGCCAGCCGATTGACCGGCACGCGTTCGAGATCGTCCTTCGATCCGATCGTCGACTTGCCGTAGTTGTGCCAGAGGTAGGCGGTCGAGGCGACGCGCTCGCGCAGGATGGAGGCCGGGTTGTTCTCGCCGCGCTCGAACTCGTTGCGCACCACCGTCATCTCGGTGTCGAGGATTTCCTTGGTGAACTTGACGTTGACCATGCGGTCGGCTTCGAGGCCGAGCGCCCACTGCAGGTTGTCGTCGGTCGAGGGGATCGTCTCGTAGTAGTTCGTCCGATCGTCGCTCGTCGTGCCGTTCCAGGCCGAAGTGTGGGCGGTGATCTCGTTCTTGATCTTACGGCCGCCGGTCGTCTCGATGAAGTCCATGTGCTCGAGCAGGTGCGCCATGCCGGTCTCGCCGTAGCCCTCGTGGCGCGAGCCGACCAGATAGGTCACGTTGATCGTGATCTTCGGCTCGCCGGCGTCGGGATAGAGCAGCACGCGGAGGCCGTTCGGGTAGTCGTATTCGGTGATGCCGCCCATCGACGGACCCTTGGTGACGCCGGTCGGCAACGCCGGCTGTGCCGCGAGCGCGGCGACTCCGAGGACGAATCCCCCGACAACGATCAACTTCCTGTTCATATGCGCCCCTAATCTAACTCGGTTCTGTCGAGCCACCACGACCCCTCGCCTGTCGCCCATCGCCCATCGTGGTACCATGCGCCCACCGATGAATCCGACGATCCGCCTCAAGCTGATTCTGATGATGGTATTGGAATTCTTCATCTGGGGAGCCTGGTACCCGTTGATCTTCGGCTACCTTCCGAGCGTCGGCTTCTCACCGGCCGAGCAGACCTGGATCCTCAGCACCTTCCCGGTCGCCGCGATCATCGGCATGTTCTTCAGCAATCAGTTCGCCGATCGCAACTTCGCCGCGGAGCGGTTCCTGGCGGCGAGTCATCTCATCGGCGGCGTCGCGATGATCGCGCTCTTCTTCACGCAGAGCTTCTGGCCATTCTTCGGCTTCATGCTGATTCACTGCCTGCTCTACGTGCCGACGATCTCGATCACCAACTCGATCTCCTTCGCCAACATGAAGGATGCGCAGAAGGAATTCGGCATCGTTCGCATGGGCGGCACGATCGGCTGGGTGCTGGCGGCGTGGCCGATGACGTTCATCCTCGTCGACTGGGACAAGGTGCACGCGACCGCGACGACCGGCTTCGTCGACTGGCTCGGCACCGTGCTCGGCTCGGGGCTGACCGGCGCGGCGCTGGCGGCCGGCACGAAGTGGGTGTTCATCGTCGCCGGCATCGCGTCGCTGATCCTCGCCGCCTTCAGCCTGACGCTCCCGCACACGCCGCCGAAGAAGGTGACGGCCGGCTCCGACAAGTTCGCATGGCTCGAGGCGCTGAAGCTGCTGGCCGCGCCGTTCATACTCGTGCTGTTCGTCGTCACGTTTATCGACTCCACGGTGCACAACCTCTTCTTCAACTGGACGGGCTCGTTCCTCGGCACGGCCGTGGCCGCCGGCGGCGTCGGCATTCCGGGGAACTGGATCATGCCGGTGATGAGCATCGGCCAGGTCGCCGAGATTTCGACGATGGCGATTCTCGGGATCACGCTGAAACGATTCGGCTGGCGAACGACGATGATCCTGGGGATCATGGGGCATGCGGCGCGTTTCGCTGTGTTCGCATTCTTTCCGCAGTACAAGGCCGCGATCATCCTGATCAACGTGATCCACGGCGTCGCCTATGCGTTCTTCTTCGCGACCGTCTACATCTTCGTCGACGAGTTCTTCCCGAAGGACGTACGCGCCAGCGCGCAGGGGTTGTTCAACCTGATGATTCTCGGCCTCGGCCCGCTCGTGGCCAACGTCATCGGTCCGAAGCTGATGGGCGAGACGTTCAAGACGGCGGCAGGCGTCGACTTCCGCAGCCTGTTCCTCGTGCCGCTCGGCATGGCGATCCTCGCGGCGGTGCTGCTGGCGGCGGCGTTCCGCCCGCCGGCGAAGCGAAGCGCGCAGGTCGCCGCGCACGCGTAGCGCAGGACTTCAGCCCTGCCGCGCACATGTAGCGCAGGGCTTCAGCCCTGCCTGGCCGCGGCGATGTCATGCTCGAATTCCGCGACGCCCCAGTAGCCGGGCGGGAACCTCCTCGGTCCTCGCCATCCTCGTCGCCGGAGCTCTCGAGCGAGAAATCGATTGAAGATCCCATGGCCCACCGCCATGACAGACTCGTGCTCGGCAGCAAGAGCCGCCAGACGGTCGGCTATTCGCACAGCCCTCACACGCGTCGCGGTCGCGGTCTCGCTGGCCCCGCCCCAATTGAGGAACCACGCCAGACGGGCGATCACAATCCACGCACCGGGGGACAGCCTTAATGCGATGCCGAGCGATTCCGGGAGCGGAGCCTCGCGCAAACCGGCATCAAGGATGATGCTGCGCGTAGGCGCGAGCCACTCGGCCGACTCGCGAGCCCTGCGCAGATCGCTAGCGACGATACAGGCCGCCGCTGACGCCAACTCGCGGGCTGTCGGTGGCGGCGCGACGTCCTGAGCGACACCGACCGCGTCGTAACGGCGTACCCAGTCGCCAATTGCGCGTCCGGGGATCAGTGCCGTGCTGACACCCCCCGGTCTGCGGTGACGAACGAGGACGATGCGCATCGTTCACTGCCTTGCCGCGCGTGGTGCGACGAACGCGGCGATAACGCCTGCGACGTTGATGTGGACGACCAAGGCTCTGCGCCCTCTGCGTGATGTACGTGCGTGACTGCCGCTGCAAACGCCAGGCAGGCTGAAGGCCTGCGCTACTTCAGTTGCAAAACGCCAGGCAGGTCTGAAGACCTGCGCTACTTCAGTTGCAAACGCCAGGCAGGCTGAAGGCCTGCGCTACTTCAGTTGCAAACGCCAGGCAGGTCGGAAGGCCTGCGCTACTTCACTTGCAAACGCCAGGCAGGTCGGAAGGCCTGCGCTACTTCAGTTGCAAACGCCAGGCAGGCATGAAGGCCTGCGCTACATCAGCTCGCGGATCCGAATATTCCGCAGCTTCAGCGTTCCGGGATGATCCCCCTGGATGCCGAGATACCCCTTCGCGGCGCGGCCGAACTTGGGATACTTCTCAGGGCTGAACTTGCTCGCCTGGATCGCCGCTTCCCACTCGGGGCTGCCGACGTCGTACGAGGCGACCTCGTTGCCGTTGAGCCAGTGCTCGACGTGCGTCCCCTTGGCGACGATGCGCGTCTGGTTCCACTGGCCGGCCGGATGCGCGGCCCCCTTCGGCGGGGCGAACAGGTCGTAGACCGATCCGGCGAGGTGGTTGTCCTTCTTGTTGTCCGCGGCGTTGACGTTGTCGAGCAGCTGATACTCGGGCGCGCTCCAATAAATCTGGTCGAAGTCGTCGGTGCCGCGGTAGAAGATGCCGCTGTTGCTGGCGTCGCCGATGTTCCACTCGAGCTCGAGCTCGAAGTCGCCGAACTGCTCTCTGGAGGCGACGTCGTTGGCGTGGCTGTCCTTCTGCAGCACGCCGTCCACGATCTCCCAGCAGTCCTTGGCGCCCGGCGTCTCGCACATCTTCGGCGCCTTGTCGGTCTTGAAGATGCGCCAGGCATCCATGCTCTTCCCGTCGAAGAGCGATCTCCACGGTCCCGCTTTCGGCGCTGGCGCCTGCAGGACGAACAGGGAGAGCAGCAGCGCGATCATCTGGGTCATGTCCGGAAGGTATATCATGACACCCGTTTTTGAAGGGGGACTCATGGACGACCAGTCGAAGGGCGTTTCGCGGCGGCAGTTCATCGAAACTGCCGCGCTCACCGGCGCGTCGATCGCCATCGTGCCTCGGCACGTGCTCGGACGCGGCTACACACCGCCATCCGATCTTCTCAACATCGCCAGCGTCGGCATCGGCGGCATGGGCCACACCAACCTGGCCAACGTCGGCACCCAGAACATCGTCGCGATCTGCGACGTCGACTGGGACTACGCCGGGAAATCGATCGAGCGATTCTCGCGCGAGCTCGAGCAGCGCCGGAATCCCGCGCCGGCGCGCGCCGGCCAGTCGCCGAACCTCGATCCGGCGCGCCAGGGGCAGACGGCCGCCGGCTATCAGCACCTCGTCGATCAGCTGCCGAAAACGAAGCACTACACCGACTACCGCGAGATGCTCTCGCAACAGAAGGACATCGACGCGGTGATCGTCGCCACGCCCGATCACATGCACGCGCCGATCGCGTCGGCCGCGATGGACCTCGGCAAGCACGTCTACGTGCAGAAGCCGCTGTGCTGGTCGGTCGAGGAGGCCCGCCATCTCGCCGCGAAGGCGAAGGCGAATCCAAAGCTCGCGACGCAGATGGGCAACCAGGGGCACTCCCACAGCGAGAGCCGCTCGACCGTCGAGTACATCCAGCAGGGGGCGATCGGCGACGTCCGCGAAGTGCACGTCTGGACCAACCGGCCGCTCGGCTACTGGCCGCAGGGGCTGCCGCGTCCCGACGCCGCGGCGATGCAGACCAAGGACGGGCAGCCGCTGGCGTGGAACGGCCCCGGCGTCGAGAAACGCCTCGCCGCGGCGATGGCGGGCAATTACCCGGTGCCCGAGACGCTGAAATGGGATCTCTTCCTCGGGGTCGCGCCGTTCGTCGACTATCACCCCGTCTATCACCCGTTCAACTGGCGCGGCTGGGTCGACTGGGGCCAGGGGGCGCTCGGCGACATGGGCGCCCATCTCATCGACTTTCCCTTCTGGTCGCTCGACCTCGACATGCCGACCAGCGTCGAAACGATCTCGACGCCGTTCAACGACGTCTGCTATCCCAACGCGACGACCGCGTATTACGAGTTCGCGGCGCGCGGCAACAAGCCGGCGGTGAAGCTCACGTGGTACGACGGCGGCCTGCTGCCGCCGCGGCCCGCCGAGTTCAGCGACGAGATGGTCGAGAAGAACGGCCACAAGGTGTACAAGGAGAACGTCAATCCCGACGGCGGCGTCATGTTCATCGGCAGCAAGGGCAAGCTGATGCACGAGACCTACGGCTACAAGCCGCAACTGCTGCCGCATGCGCTCCACGACTCGTACGGCAAGCCGAAGGAGACGCTGCCGCGCATCCAGGCGTCGCACGAGATGAATTGGGTCGAGGCGGCCAAGGGCAACGGCCAGACCTCGTCGCCGTTCTCCTACGCGGCGCGGCTGGTCGAGGTGATGCTGCTCGGTGTCGTCTCGCTGCGGGCGCGCACGAAGATCTACTACGACGCCCAGAACATGCGCGTCACCAACTCCGACTACGCCAACCAGTTCCTCCGTCGCGAATACCGCGGCGGGTGGAAGCTGTCGACGATGTAGCAGGACGGGGGACGAACGACGGGGGACGAACGACGGTTCGTCAGGCTCGCGGCGCCTGACGAAACGGCCTTCGGACCCGCCCTCCGCCCCTGTCTTCCCGCCACACTTCTGCCTTGCGCTTTCTGGCAAGATGGAGACGTGATCCTGCCGGCGGCCGCTCTCGCCGTTGCCCTTGCCGCCGCCGACACCGGCAGCGTGCGGATCGGCACGCTGGTCACCGACCGTCAGGGCCGGCCCGTCCAGGGCCTCACCAGCAGAGACTTCGAGCTCAAGGAAGACGGCATCGTTCAGAAAATCGACGCGGTCGAGGCCCGGCGGCCGGACAAGCGGCGTCTGGCGATCCTGCTCGACGAGTTCCACGTCGATCCTGCCGACACGGCTCGCGTGCGCGACGCGATCACGGCGTTCGTCGACGCCCGGCTGCGCGAGGGTGATCTCGCCTTCGTGCTGCGGCCGATGGATCCGCTGACCTCGATCCGGCTCACCTCGGATCGCGACGAGCTGCGGCGCGCGATCGCGCAGTTCGAGGGGCGCAAGGGCGTCTACGAGCCCCGCACGCCGCTCGAGGCCGAGACACTGGGCACGGCGCCGACGCTGGTCGAAGCCGGCCGCGCGCAGGTCGTACTCTCGGCGCTGCGGGCGCTGACGGCGCAGCTCGGGTCGGTGCAGGGACGTTCGGCCGTCCTCTTCGTCAGCGAAGGGTTCGAGCTGGCGGCCCATCGCTCGACGATCCGCGGCCTCCCCGACGCGAGCATCGTCGAGCGTTTCGCCAATCGTTACGACGTGCCGATCTACGCGTTCGATCCGCGCGTCCCGGCCCCCGCCGCTGCCGGCGGCGGATCGCCGCTCCTGGCGGGCCTCGTCTCGCAAACCGGCGGCACGATATCGCGTGGCACCGATCTCGCCGGCGACGTCGCGCACGCGGTCGACGAGCTCGACGCCGGATACACCGTCGTCTATACCTCGTCGCACGGCAACGACGGACGCTATCACCCGGTCCAGATCACGTTGACCAGGCGTCAGGCCGACGCCCGGACCCGCGCGGGCTACGTGTCGCCGCCGTCGGAAGACGTGCGCAAGGCGATGGCGGCGCTGATGGACGACCGGCCCCGGCCGCCGCCACGCACCCTGCGGCACAGTTCGCTGCTCAGCCTGTGGTCAGGCGTGACCGGGATGAACGGCGCCACGGCCCGCGTCGCGGTGACCTGGGAGCCCGCGCCCCTGAGCCATGCGGCGGCGCGCGTGACGCTCAAGGCGACCACGCCCGATGGCAAGGTGCTCTACGAGGGAACCCTGTCGCCGGTACGGGCCGGCAGCGCTGGGCCAGGCGCACTCGCCGAGTTCACGGCCGCGCCGGGGCGCGTGCAGCTCGACATGACGGTATTCGGCGTCACCGGACAGAAACTCGACACCGACGCCCGCGACCTCGATATCCCCTCGCAGAGAGACGCGACTCCGCTGCTG
The window above is part of the Vicinamibacterales bacterium genome. Proteins encoded here:
- a CDS encoding MFS transporter → MNPTIRLKLILMMVLEFFIWGAWYPLIFGYLPSVGFSPAEQTWILSTFPVAAIIGMFFSNQFADRNFAAERFLAASHLIGGVAMIALFFTQSFWPFFGFMLIHCLLYVPTISITNSISFANMKDAQKEFGIVRMGGTIGWVLAAWPMTFILVDWDKVHATATTGFVDWLGTVLGSGLTGAALAAGTKWVFIVAGIASLILAAFSLTLPHTPPKKVTAGSDKFAWLEALKLLAAPFILVLFVVTFIDSTVHNLFFNWTGSFLGTAVAAGGVGIPGNWIMPVMSIGQVAEISTMAILGITLKRFGWRTTMILGIMGHAARFAVFAFFPQYKAAIILINVIHGVAYAFFFATVYIFVDEFFPKDVRASAQGLFNLMILGLGPLVANVIGPKLMGETFKTAAGVDFRSLFLVPLGMAILAAVLLAAAFRPPAKRSAQVAAHA
- a CDS encoding DUF1080 domain-containing protein; this encodes MTQMIALLLSLFVLQAPAPKAGPWRSLFDGKSMDAWRIFKTDKAPKMCETPGAKDCWEIVDGVLQKDSHANDVASREQFGDFELELEWNIGDASNSGIFYRGTDDFDQIYWSAPEYQLLDNVNAADNKKDNHLAGSVYDLFAPPKGAAHPAGQWNQTRIVAKGTHVEHWLNGNEVASYDVGSPEWEAAIQASKFSPEKYPKFGRAAKGYLGIQGDHPGTLKLRNIRIRELM
- a CDS encoding Gfo/Idh/MocA family oxidoreductase codes for the protein MTPVFEGGLMDDQSKGVSRRQFIETAALTGASIAIVPRHVLGRGYTPPSDLLNIASVGIGGMGHTNLANVGTQNIVAICDVDWDYAGKSIERFSRELEQRRNPAPARAGQSPNLDPARQGQTAAGYQHLVDQLPKTKHYTDYREMLSQQKDIDAVIVATPDHMHAPIASAAMDLGKHVYVQKPLCWSVEEARHLAAKAKANPKLATQMGNQGHSHSESRSTVEYIQQGAIGDVREVHVWTNRPLGYWPQGLPRPDAAAMQTKDGQPLAWNGPGVEKRLAAAMAGNYPVPETLKWDLFLGVAPFVDYHPVYHPFNWRGWVDWGQGALGDMGAHLIDFPFWSLDLDMPTSVETISTPFNDVCYPNATTAYYEFAARGNKPAVKLTWYDGGLLPPRPAEFSDEMVEKNGHKVYKENVNPDGGVMFIGSKGKLMHETYGYKPQLLPHALHDSYGKPKETLPRIQASHEMNWVEAAKGNGQTSSPFSYAARLVEVMLLGVVSLRARTKIYYDAQNMRVTNSDYANQFLRREYRGGWKLSTM
- a CDS encoding VWA domain-containing protein; its protein translation is MILPAAALAVALAAADTGSVRIGTLVTDRQGRPVQGLTSRDFELKEDGIVQKIDAVEARRPDKRRLAILLDEFHVDPADTARVRDAITAFVDARLREGDLAFVLRPMDPLTSIRLTSDRDELRRAIAQFEGRKGVYEPRTPLEAETLGTAPTLVEAGRAQVVLSALRALTAQLGSVQGRSAVLFVSEGFELAAHRSTIRGLPDASIVERFANRYDVPIYAFDPRVPAPAAAGGGSPLLAGLVSQTGGTISRGTDLAGDVAHAVDELDAGYTVVYTSSHGNDGRYHPVQITLTRRQADARTRAGYVSPPSEDVRKAMAALMDDRPRPPPRTLRHSSLLSLWSGVTGMNGATARVAVTWEPAPLSHAAARVTLKATTPDGKVLYEGTLSPVRAGSAGPGALAEFTAAPGRVQLDMTVFGVTGQKLDTDARDLDIPSQRDATPLLLPPIMLATGSAREFRDVAVDEKAPPIPAREFRRTERLLIRVPAYSAGTPLPVSARLLNRVGQTMKDLDVVPGVGGVTQFDLPLAPLAPGEYFLQFNVEGPTGPVSQRVAFKITG
- a CDS encoding histidine phosphatase family protein, translated to MRIVLVRHRRPGGVSTALIPGRAIGDWVRRYDAVGVAQDVAPPPTARELASAAACIVASDLRRARESAEWLAPTRSIILDAGLREAPLPESLGIALRLSPGAWIVIARLAWFLNWGGASETATATRVRAVRIADRLAALAAEHESVMAVGHGIFNRFLARELRRRGWRGPRRFPPGYWGVAEFEHDIAAARQG
- a CDS encoding pitrilysin family protein gives rise to the protein MNRKLIVVGGFVLGVAALAAQPALPTGVTKGPSMGGITEYDYPNGLRVLLYPDAGEPKITINVTYLVGSRHEGYGETGMAHLLEHMDFIETTGGRKIKNEITAHTSAWNGTTSDDRTNYYETIPSTDDNLQWALGLEADRMVNVKFTKEILDTEMTVVRNEFERGENNPASILRERVASTAYLWHNYGKSTIGSKDDLERVPVNRLAEFYRKFYQPDNAVLTITGRIDETKTLQMVAVTLGALPRPTRVLDQTYTVEPPQDGERFVALRRVGQGQNVIVAYHAVSASHPDAAALQVLAGIMSGGGGRGGRGGGGGGGQEGRLAKALVDANLAESASMGFQLEYDPGLVMVSANLNQDQSLDKARDALFKTIDDVIANPPSAQEVDRVVSQMLRGLENNLSNPQAIATGALNTAIAQGDWRLMFLQHDRLDSVTPGEIVRVAKAYFKPSNRTVGYYIPDAAPDRSVISAAPDLKEILKNYTSTVKVARAESFDPTIPNIEQRIVRSTLANGMKVAVLPKKTANNIVIGRVDLRFGDATSLRGQREPASMAGALLMDGTTNHTREQLQEALSKLNAQVTVGGGAGAGRGGRGGGAGGGALGTVSATITAPAENFETALHLAAEILRTPAYPQDAFDRLKTQRLKALELTPTEPNQLASDLLNRHLSPFAASDAQYVPTREEQIPDLRTVTLEDARRFHDRFYGASDGVLAIVGPVDPAAIKKDSEALFGVWKSREPYRALAPPFKAVAPINEKIETPDKANAEFLAGERFEMSQNDPDYPAMVLASYLFGEPITSRISDRIRNREGLSYGANARITVPAEGDSAMLSGTVSLNPGAGPKVEASFVDELKSVSEKGFTAAEVDGAKKAWLDSRLVGRATDAALVALMVSHEQIDRPLQWDADLEKKIAALTADQVNAAFRRHIDPAALSIVKAGDFKAAGVYK